A genomic segment from Sparus aurata chromosome 20, fSpaAur1.1, whole genome shotgun sequence encodes:
- the itga3b gene encoding integrin alpha-3b isoform X2 — protein MTSPNMGPRLLLLCAVLAVYHGTRTCSGFNMDVRFPVIKIGKTNGSFFGFSVALHLQTKGSRKYMLLAGAPKEKALSLPNVNETGAVYACPITTDPNDCSRMDLVSKTDSSEMVEGMWLGVTVASQRGPAAGRVLACGHRYVKIIKGGNEEQRRMVGKCYVRSNDLTYDGNDHWQENNEICNPNLEMEFESMCNLGISGGITETDVYVGTPGSFVWRGNVHVTWRDPDPEAWDSRDREIGKREGDEKRRNSYMGYSVLEEKKLLSHDEYTLVTGSPRNESKGSVTFGTMTTNSNIKTGLVIPGEQVGSYFGSSLAATDLNNDDWNDLIVGAPFYFDRMKDQGGAVYVFMNENGSFQKTATVVLKGPSASGFGLAVAAIGDINQDGFQDFAVGAPFHDTGKVYIWMGSRKGISQEHSQMIEGQSVQNGFMTFGYSINGGMDMDGNSYPDILVGSLDDRLALLRARPVIHLTQQDFTVEPHLVDPNKCGTTPCITATLCMSFTLSNGNKDFKKNITLKYTVVADMERRIPRVRFEGGSDTYTGLLSLPASKSQCHSLKLNIVAPVRDKLEPVVFSLNMSMNEQKAKPRASLQNLDAFPIFSQEQKLSQRTEIHFQKECGSDNKCSSNLQMKAEFVDENDKPYPRQNKAQVLQFNSNMKTIKLLVNVTNFPSQGKLAEDAHQAMLNITIPEALRYSGVRSNDHDVQCSLDETVICDLGNPLKGNKNVRLALIFETSGINLYTQKIQSQLLLSTLSEQSDLKPKPVTLLVENTIEPTFSIVKQQVLTKFGGTVMGESAMVNTSDVGSLVEFTFNVNMMGQPLGDMGTLAVEFEWPFEVANGKWLLYLTKIVVMGESEVECNPPGEIVNLLNLTLSGGGRTRTKRQIVVDDDMNQPHIIEPQAARFGPHKESYLLECSKGTARCVTFTCPLLNMTDSAKIYVRSRLWNSTMLEDYNNALRVVVKGQATLKLITDKPTIKMERKTTEFSVEIEPVEGVEPQYEPPLWIIISAAVAGILLLGIIILILWKCGFFQRANRREMYEAKAQKAEMKIQPSETERLTEDY, from the exons gctTCTTGCAGGAGCACCCAAAGAGAAGGCTTTATCGCTACCGAATGTCAATGAGACGGGGGCTGTCTACGCCTGTCCCATTACGACAGACCCCAATGACTGCTCCAGAATGGACCTGGTCAGCAAAA CGGACTCATCTGAGATGGTGGAGGGCATGTGGCTGGGCGTGACAGTGGCCAGTCAGAGGGGCCCTGCAGCGGGCCGCGTACTG GCATGCGGGCATCGCTATGTGAAGATCATCAAAGGTGGCAACGAGGAGCAGCGGCGGATGGTAGGAAAGTGCTACGTCAGGAGTAATGACCTGACCTACGACGGAAACGACCACTGGCAGGAAAACAACGAGATCTGCAACCCCAACCTTGAAATGGAATTTGAGAGCATGTGCAACCTGGGCATCTCAGGCGGCATAACAGAGACGGACGTCTATGTCGGCACTCCAGGCAGCTTCGTGTGGCGAG GAAATGTTCACGTGACGTGGAGAGACCCAGATCCAGAGGCCTGGGActccagagacagagagattggaaagagagaaggagatgagAAGAGACGAAACAGTTATATGG GTTATTCAGTTCTTGAGGAAAAGAAGCTTCTGAGCCATGACGAATATACACTGGTGACAGGATCTCCCAGGAACGAGTCCAAGGGCTCTGTGACGTTCGGGACAATGACGACTAATTCAAACATTAAGACGGGGCTCGTCATCCCCGGGGAACAAGTGGGCTCGTACTTTGGGAGCAGCCTGGCTGCCACCGACCTCAACAATGACGA TTGGAACGACCTCATCGTGGGCGCACCGTTTTACTTCGACCGAATGAAGGATCAGGGGGGAGCAGTGTACGTCTTCATGAATGAGAACGGATCGTTCCAAAAGACCGCGACCGTGGTGCTGAAGGGTCCGTCGGCCTCTGGATTCGGCCTTGCAGTGGCTGCCATTGGGGATATCAACCAAGATGGCTTCCAAG ACTTTGCTGTGGGAGCGCCATTCCACGACACCGGGAAGGTCTACATATGGATGGGAAGCAGAAAGGGAATCTCGCAGGAGCACAGTCAG ATGATTGAGGGTCAGTCAGTACAAAATGGGTTCATGACCTTCGGCTACTCCATCAATGGAGGCATGGACATGGACGGCAACAGTTACCCTGACATCTTAGTCGGCTCTCTGGACGACCGCTTGGCCCTGCTCAG GGCTCGACCTGTCATCCACTTAACTCAGCAGGACTTCACTGTTGAGCCACACCTCGTCGACCCAAATAAATGTGGAACTACACCGTG CATTACAGCGACCCTGTGCATGTCCTTCACACTAAGCAATGGAAACAAAGACTTCAAGAAAAATATCA CGCTGAAGTACACAGTGGTGGCTGACATGGAGAGGAGAATCCCTCGTGTTCGTTTCGAGGGCGGTAGTGACACGTATACCGGCCTCCTGAGCCTGCCAGCTTCCAAATCCCAGTGTCACAGTCTTAAACTGAACATAGTG GCGCCTGTGAGGGACAAACTGGAGCCGGTGGTCTTCTCCCTCAACATGTCCATGAATGAACAAAAGGCTAAACCCAGAGCATCCCTGCAGAACCTGGACGCCTTCCCGATTTTTAGCCAGGAGCAGAAACTCTCTCAAAGAACTGAA ATTCACTTTCAGAAGGAGTGTGGCTCTGACAACAAATGTAGCAGTAACCTGCAGATGAAGGCCGAGTTTGTTGACGAAAACGATAAGCCTTACCCCAG GCAGAACAAAGCCCAGGTACTCCAGTTCAACAGCAATATGAAGACAATCAAGCTGCTGGTGAACGTGACCAACTTTCCTAGTCAAGGGAAGCTGGCTGAGGACGCCCATCAGGCCATGCTCAACATTACCATCCCTGAAGCACTGAGATACTCCGGCGTCAGGTCTAAT GACCACGATGTGCAATGCAGCTTGGACGAAACGGTGATTTGTGACCTGGGGAATCCACTTAAAGGCAATAAAAAT GTGAGACTTGCCCTCATATTTGAGACGTCGGGGATCAATCTGTACACGCAGAAGATTCAGTCCCAGCTGCTCCTGTCAAC TCTTAGTGAACAGAGTGACCTGAAGCCTAAGCCTGTGACCCTGCTGGTTGAGAACACCATCGAACCCACATTCAGCAT AGTGAAACAGCAGGTACTAACCAAATTTGGTGGGACGGTGATGGGCGAGTCGGCCATGGTCAACACCAGTGACGTGGGCAGTCTGGTGGAGTTCACCTTCAAC GTGAACATGATGGGGCAGCCCCTGGGAGACATGGGGACCCTGGCTGTGGAGTTCGAGTGGCCCTTTGAGGTAGCCAACGGCAAGTGGCTGCTGTACCTGACGAAGATTGTTGTTATGGGAGAATCAGAGGTGGAATGTAACCCTCCTGGAGAGATTGTCAACTTGCTCAACCTCACT TTGTCAGGAGGCGGACGGACGCGCACTAAACGGCAGATTGTGGTGGACGATGATATGAACCAGCCACATATTATTGAGCCACAGGCAGCCAGGTTCGGTCCTCACAAAGAATCCTACTTGCTG GAATGCTCCAAGGGAACGGCACGCTGTGTCACGTTTACCTGTCCGCTGCTCAACATGACGGATTCGGCCAAGATTTACGTCCGCTCCCGTTTGTGGAACAGCACGATGCTAGAG gacTACAACAACGCCCTGAGAGTCGTGGTCAAAGGTCAAGCCACACTGAAGCTCATTACAGATAAACCGACCATCAAGATGGAGCGCAAGACCACCGAG TTCTCAGTAGAAATAGAGCCGGTGGAGGGGGTGGAGCCTCAGTATGAGCCCCCACTATGGATCATCATCTCTGCAGCTGTAGCGGGAATCCTACTGCTCGGAATAATCATTCTTATACTTTGGAAG TGTGGCTTCTTCCAGAGGGCCAACAGGAGGGAGATGTATGAGGCCAAAGCCCAGAAGGCTGAGATGAAGATCCAGCCCTCTGAGACAGAGAGGCTGACTGAGGACTACTGA
- the itga3b gene encoding integrin alpha-3b isoform X1 — protein sequence MTSPNMGPRLLLLCAVLAVYHGTRTCSGFNMDVRFPVIKIGKTNGSFFGFSVALHLQTKGSRKYMLLAGAPKEKALSLPNVNETGAVYACPITTDPNDCSRMDLVSKTDSSEMVEGMWLGVTVASQRGPAAGRVLACGHRYVKIIKGGNEEQRRMVGKCYVRSNDLTYDGNDHWQENNEICNPNLEMEFESMCNLGISGGITETDVYVGTPGSFVWRGNVHVTWRDPDPEAWDSRDREIGKREGDEKRRNSYMGYSVLEEKKLLSHDEYTLVTGSPRNESKGSVTFGTMTTNSNIKTGLVIPGEQVGSYFGSSLAATDLNNDDWNDLIVGAPFYFDRMKDQGGAVYVFMNENGSFQKTATVVLKGPSASGFGLAVAAIGDINQDGFQDFAVGAPFHDTGKVYIWMGSRKGISQEHSQMIEGQSVQNGFMTFGYSINGGMDMDGNSYPDILVGSLDDRLALLRARPVIHLTQQDFTVEPHLVDPNKCGTTPCITATLCMSFTLSNGNKDFKKNITLKYTVVADMERRIPRVRFEGGSDTYTGLLSLPASKSQCHSLKLNIVAPVRDKLEPVVFSLNMSMNEQKAKPRASLQNLDAFPIFSQEQKLSQRTEIHFQKECGSDNKCSSNLQMKAEFVDENDKPYPRQNKAQVLQFNSNMKTIKLLVNVTNFPSQGKLAEDAHQAMLNITIPEALRYSGVRSNDHDVQCSLDETVICDLGNPLKGNKNVRLALIFETSGINLYTQKIQSQLLLSTLSEQSDLKPKPVTLLVENTIEPTFSIVKQQVLTKFGGTVMGESAMVNTSDVGSLVEFTFNVNMMGQPLGDMGTLAVEFEWPFEVANGKWLLYLTKIVVMGESEVECNPPGEIVNLLNLTLSGGGRTRTKRQIVVDDDMNQPHIIEPQAARFGPHKESYLLECSKGTARCVTFTCPLLNMTDSAKIYVRSRLWNSTMLEDYNNALRVVVKGQATLKLITDKPTIKMERKTTEFSVEIEPVEGVEPQYEPPLWIIISAAVAGILLLGIIILILWKLGFFKRAIYYRIMPKHRGVRIRKAERYQFNLGYQPEEPQKKYWITNWTEMQHYYY from the exons gctTCTTGCAGGAGCACCCAAAGAGAAGGCTTTATCGCTACCGAATGTCAATGAGACGGGGGCTGTCTACGCCTGTCCCATTACGACAGACCCCAATGACTGCTCCAGAATGGACCTGGTCAGCAAAA CGGACTCATCTGAGATGGTGGAGGGCATGTGGCTGGGCGTGACAGTGGCCAGTCAGAGGGGCCCTGCAGCGGGCCGCGTACTG GCATGCGGGCATCGCTATGTGAAGATCATCAAAGGTGGCAACGAGGAGCAGCGGCGGATGGTAGGAAAGTGCTACGTCAGGAGTAATGACCTGACCTACGACGGAAACGACCACTGGCAGGAAAACAACGAGATCTGCAACCCCAACCTTGAAATGGAATTTGAGAGCATGTGCAACCTGGGCATCTCAGGCGGCATAACAGAGACGGACGTCTATGTCGGCACTCCAGGCAGCTTCGTGTGGCGAG GAAATGTTCACGTGACGTGGAGAGACCCAGATCCAGAGGCCTGGGActccagagacagagagattggaaagagagaaggagatgagAAGAGACGAAACAGTTATATGG GTTATTCAGTTCTTGAGGAAAAGAAGCTTCTGAGCCATGACGAATATACACTGGTGACAGGATCTCCCAGGAACGAGTCCAAGGGCTCTGTGACGTTCGGGACAATGACGACTAATTCAAACATTAAGACGGGGCTCGTCATCCCCGGGGAACAAGTGGGCTCGTACTTTGGGAGCAGCCTGGCTGCCACCGACCTCAACAATGACGA TTGGAACGACCTCATCGTGGGCGCACCGTTTTACTTCGACCGAATGAAGGATCAGGGGGGAGCAGTGTACGTCTTCATGAATGAGAACGGATCGTTCCAAAAGACCGCGACCGTGGTGCTGAAGGGTCCGTCGGCCTCTGGATTCGGCCTTGCAGTGGCTGCCATTGGGGATATCAACCAAGATGGCTTCCAAG ACTTTGCTGTGGGAGCGCCATTCCACGACACCGGGAAGGTCTACATATGGATGGGAAGCAGAAAGGGAATCTCGCAGGAGCACAGTCAG ATGATTGAGGGTCAGTCAGTACAAAATGGGTTCATGACCTTCGGCTACTCCATCAATGGAGGCATGGACATGGACGGCAACAGTTACCCTGACATCTTAGTCGGCTCTCTGGACGACCGCTTGGCCCTGCTCAG GGCTCGACCTGTCATCCACTTAACTCAGCAGGACTTCACTGTTGAGCCACACCTCGTCGACCCAAATAAATGTGGAACTACACCGTG CATTACAGCGACCCTGTGCATGTCCTTCACACTAAGCAATGGAAACAAAGACTTCAAGAAAAATATCA CGCTGAAGTACACAGTGGTGGCTGACATGGAGAGGAGAATCCCTCGTGTTCGTTTCGAGGGCGGTAGTGACACGTATACCGGCCTCCTGAGCCTGCCAGCTTCCAAATCCCAGTGTCACAGTCTTAAACTGAACATAGTG GCGCCTGTGAGGGACAAACTGGAGCCGGTGGTCTTCTCCCTCAACATGTCCATGAATGAACAAAAGGCTAAACCCAGAGCATCCCTGCAGAACCTGGACGCCTTCCCGATTTTTAGCCAGGAGCAGAAACTCTCTCAAAGAACTGAA ATTCACTTTCAGAAGGAGTGTGGCTCTGACAACAAATGTAGCAGTAACCTGCAGATGAAGGCCGAGTTTGTTGACGAAAACGATAAGCCTTACCCCAG GCAGAACAAAGCCCAGGTACTCCAGTTCAACAGCAATATGAAGACAATCAAGCTGCTGGTGAACGTGACCAACTTTCCTAGTCAAGGGAAGCTGGCTGAGGACGCCCATCAGGCCATGCTCAACATTACCATCCCTGAAGCACTGAGATACTCCGGCGTCAGGTCTAAT GACCACGATGTGCAATGCAGCTTGGACGAAACGGTGATTTGTGACCTGGGGAATCCACTTAAAGGCAATAAAAAT GTGAGACTTGCCCTCATATTTGAGACGTCGGGGATCAATCTGTACACGCAGAAGATTCAGTCCCAGCTGCTCCTGTCAAC TCTTAGTGAACAGAGTGACCTGAAGCCTAAGCCTGTGACCCTGCTGGTTGAGAACACCATCGAACCCACATTCAGCAT AGTGAAACAGCAGGTACTAACCAAATTTGGTGGGACGGTGATGGGCGAGTCGGCCATGGTCAACACCAGTGACGTGGGCAGTCTGGTGGAGTTCACCTTCAAC GTGAACATGATGGGGCAGCCCCTGGGAGACATGGGGACCCTGGCTGTGGAGTTCGAGTGGCCCTTTGAGGTAGCCAACGGCAAGTGGCTGCTGTACCTGACGAAGATTGTTGTTATGGGAGAATCAGAGGTGGAATGTAACCCTCCTGGAGAGATTGTCAACTTGCTCAACCTCACT TTGTCAGGAGGCGGACGGACGCGCACTAAACGGCAGATTGTGGTGGACGATGATATGAACCAGCCACATATTATTGAGCCACAGGCAGCCAGGTTCGGTCCTCACAAAGAATCCTACTTGCTG GAATGCTCCAAGGGAACGGCACGCTGTGTCACGTTTACCTGTCCGCTGCTCAACATGACGGATTCGGCCAAGATTTACGTCCGCTCCCGTTTGTGGAACAGCACGATGCTAGAG gacTACAACAACGCCCTGAGAGTCGTGGTCAAAGGTCAAGCCACACTGAAGCTCATTACAGATAAACCGACCATCAAGATGGAGCGCAAGACCACCGAG TTCTCAGTAGAAATAGAGCCGGTGGAGGGGGTGGAGCCTCAGTATGAGCCCCCACTATGGATCATCATCTCTGCAGCTGTAGCGGGAATCCTACTGCTCGGAATAATCATTCTTATACTTTGGAAG CTTGGATTCTTCAAGCGAGCCATCTACTATCGGATAATGCCAAAGCACCGGGGGGTGAGAATTCGCAAGGCTGAGCGCTATCAGTTCAATCTGGGATATCAGCCTGAGGAGCCACAGAAAAAGTACTGGATCACCAACTGGACAGAGATGCAGCATTACTACTACTGA